CCGCCTGTTCGAGCCGGGGGCTCCCGAGGAACGGATTGTGCCGTTCCCGTTTGTGGACCGGTTTGGGCAATACATCCACCGGGATTGGCGAGGAAAGGTCGCATCCGAGAAGGACTTCACCCAACAGCGCGAAGAGGAAGCGGCGGCGCTTCGCGCAGCGCCCGCGTTGCCGGGGCGCGACTCCCTGGGTGGGTGGGCCGCTGGTCCGCAGCTCGAAGCGACGGGATGGTTTCGCAGCGAGAACATCGACGGCAAATGGTGGCTGGTGACGCCGGGGGGGCGGCTGTTCTTGAGTTTCGGCATGAACTGCGTCGATGAGGGCAACGCCACTTCTTTGGACGGGCGGGACGGATGGTACGAGGAACTGCCGCGGGACGGCCGCTTCTATCTGACCAACCTTATCCGAAAATACGGAGAAGACCACCGTGCCGCGTGGCGGGAGGTCTCGTACGCGCGGCTGCGTTCCTGGGGGTTCAACACGATCGGGAATTGGAGCGACGGCGAGGTGCTCAAGAACAGCCCCATGCCATTTACCGTGAATTTTGGCGTGCAGGGCGCGTTCCCGAGGGTAGAGGGCAGCACGGGGTTCTGGTCCAAGGGGGCCGAGTTCATGGTCGAGGGGTTCGAGGAACAGGTTGACGGGATTGTCGCCAAAGCCGTCGAACCCTACAAGGACAATCCCCTCTGCATCGGCTACTTCGTAGACAATGAAATGTCGTGGGGAGGCCTGTACGAAGGGATCCTGGCGAGTCCGCCCGAACAACCGGCCCGCAAAGCTTTGCTCGAAGAGTTGAAGACCAAATATGCCTCCATCGAAGCGCTGAATGCCGCATGGGGCTGCAAGGCGGTTGACTGGGATACCTTGCGCGCGCCGAACCCGCCGAGCGAGACCGGCCGGGCCGACCTGGACTCATTCGTGCACCGGTATGCGCTCAAGTATTTCGCCGCGGTCAAGGCCGCGTTGCGGAAACACGCGCCCAACCAGCTGTACCTCGGTTGCCGGTTCAGCATGGAGCCAGCGCCGCGCTCCCTCTACGAGGCCTGCGCGAAAGAAGCCGACGTTGTGAGCGCCAACCTCTATCTTCGCGGGATCATGTGCGAAGAGTGGACCGGTGAAAACGGGCTCGGCAAGCCGGTGCTGATCGGGGAGTTCCATTTCGGGGCAGCCGACCGCAACATGCTGCATCCCGGGCTTGTGCCGGCCCCGGACCAGCAGGCTCGCGCGGAGGGCTTCAAGGAATATGTCCGCGGCGTTGTCCAGTGCCCGGCGTTCGTCGGGTGCCACTGGTTCCAGTACGTGGACCAGCCCCTCACGGGCCGGGCGGGCGACCTCGAATCCTTCAACGTGGGATTCGTCCAGGAAACCGACTATCCCTACCCCGAGATGGTCGAAGCGGCCCGAGACGTCTTCGCAGATGCATACGCGTTGCGCAAATCTCGGTAATTTCGGGGACACAATACTCAATTCACACGCCGCGCGCGCTACTTGCCATAGGTGTCTTGTGCATTCAGAGCCGGAATTGAGTATTGTGTCCCCGAAATTACAACAAGGACGCATCACATGGCGAAATTGCTGATCACGGGGGCTGCGGGGTTCATTGGTTCCACGCTGGTTGACCGCCTGTTGGCGCGGGGGGATACGGTCGTGGGGCTGGACAATTTCAACGACTATTACGACCCCGCCATCAAACGGTCAAACCTCGAGAAGGCGCTGAAACGCAAGGAGTTCTTCCTGCACGAGCTCGACGTTTGCGACGAGACGCCTTTCATGGCGCTGGTGGATGGTGAGCGCCCGGACGTCATCGTACACCTGGCGGCGCGGGCGGGGGTGCGCCCGTCGTTGCAGAACCCCAACCTCTATCACCGCGTGAACGTCATCGGATCGCAGCATGTCCTGGATGCGTGCCGCGAGTTCAAGCCGTCGCATCTGGTATTTGCGTCGAGTTCGTCGGTCTATGGGGGGTGCACGGAAGTGCCGTTCGACGAAGAGAACCCTGTTTCGCGGCCGATCAGCCCCTATGCCGCCACCAAACGCATGAACGAGCTCATGGGCCACGTGTACAGCCACACCTACGGACTGAACGTCACTATGTTGCGGTTCTTCACGGTCTATGGTCCGCGCCAGCGGCCGGACATGGCCATCCACAAGTTCACCCGGCTTATCGACGAAGGCAAGCCGGTCCCCCGCTTTGGTGACGGGTCCACTCGGCGTGATTACACCTATATCGATGATTGTATCGACGGCGTGATCAAGGCGATCGATACGCCCTTCCGCTACGAGATTTTCAATCTGGGCGAAAACCGCACTACGCGTTTGCAGGAGCTGATCGAGCTGATCGCGAAACACGTAGGCAAGGCGCCGGTCATCGATGCGCAGCCCATGCAGCCCGGCGACGTGACCATCACCTGCGCCAACATCGATAAAGCCCGCCGCATGCTCGGCTACAACCCGCAAACCGGCATGGACGAAGGCATCCGCCGGTTTGTCGCGTGGTATCGCGAGCGGAAGATGCCTACACGCCAGGGCGTGTGAGGGACGCCCCGTGACAAGAGGCACGAAAGGGGAGCAAAGGTCCGGAACGGCGCAGGGAACACGGAACTGGTCCGACGTCAGTCGCCAGGACAAGCGCCTGCTGTGGTGGGAGAGTTCCCTTCAGCTTTCCTCGCCGCTTTTTGCGGCTTTGCGCGGAGAATCCGCAACCCCGCTCCTGTGAGCTCTTGTCACTGACACTGCGCGATGGCGCGTTTGAGAGCGTCGAGGACAATCTCCGCCGCGTTGTCGACGGGTTGACTCAGCCGCGGCAGAAACAAGGTGCGTTGGGCGGCCAGTTCCGCGTTGGGAAAGTCGCCGGGCTTGTAGCCTTTGTAGCCTTCGCTCGCGCAAAGCGGGCCGCGGTTGCGCGTGAAGATGTCGAAGCCCTTCGCGAAAAGCGGCAGTTCGTGCAGATTGGGGTAGGGCGTCATGGTCGCGGTGAGGCCCTGAGCGTTGACGGCTTGCAGAAGCGCGCCCGCTGGCCTGCCACCCAGTTTTTCCGCATCGTAGATAATGGGAAATCCGTAATAGCCGCCGCGCTGGACCCCCTCGTACACGGTTATTGGCCGCAAACACGGTATGTCCTTCAATCCCTGCTCGACGGCCTCGATATACGCCTTGCGGCGGGCATTCAGGGCGTCCAGCTTTTTCATCTGCACCAGGGCGATCCCGATGCCGAGCGGATGGGCGCGGAATTTCATGCCCAGGCCCAGCGGCTGGTGTTCGGTATACCTCTCGGTGACCAGGTCGATGCCCTGGATGCGGTTTACCTGCCCGACAAGACAGGCGCGCTCGAACAGGTCCACGTCGTCGGTGGTGATGACGCCGCCTTCGCCCGCGCTCACGGCTTTCGAGCCCTGGAGGCTCCAGCATCCCGCGACGCCGACAGCCCCGCACATTTTCCCCCTATAAACGGCGCCATGAGCATGCGAGCAGTCCTCGAGGACGGGGATCCCGTGTTGTTTGCCAATGGCGAGGAGGGCGTCCATGTCGCACACGTTTCCCCATAGATGCACGGCGCAGATGCAGCGGGTCTTGTCCGTGATCTTCCGTTTGACGTCTTCGGGATCGAGCATGAGCGTTTCCGGATCGATATCGCAGAAGACGGGTTTTGCGCCCAGCAGCAGGGCCGGCGCAATGGTGCAGATCCACGTGTTGACGGGACAGATGACTTCGTCGCCGGGACCCACCCCCACGCCGAAATACGCCGAGTACAGCGCGGAAGTGCCGTTCATGACCGATACGCAGAAGCGGCTGCCGATGTGTTTCCGCCACGCTTCTTCGAACTCGCGCACGACGGGCGTGCCTCCCGACAATTCGTTTCGCCGGGTCATCTCGGCAACCATCCGTACCTCGTCGCCGCCGATCTGGGTCCACGTATCGAGTTTGGGCAGGGCTGCCCCTGCCGTCTGGACAAACGCGCGCGCCTTGAACGGATCGTAGTTCGATGATGCGTCGGGCATGGGACAGCTCCTTGCTCATTGCTCACAGCGGCAGAATGCAACATCATACCAGATGTGGCGGGCAAGGAGACACCGAGCGCGGACGTAAGCATGAAGCTTCTTGCCACAGGTTCCGCGATACATCCGTGCTCGCAGTGAAGGCGGACTCGATACTTGCCGGCGAGAGTCTTAGAATAGACGCGGAAGGAAGCCAGCGTGCTGTCCGCGTTTCGCGTTTGAGGCGCGGCGCCGGACCAGACGGGTAGCGGAAGAAAGACATGATTCTCAGGTTTGTGAGCCTTTTGGGCCTTTTCGTGATGCTGTTGCTGGCGTGGGCGTTGTCCGAACGGCGGCGGGAGGCGCCCTGGCGTCTTGTGTTGTGGGGCACCGGGCTGCAGTTCGTCATCGGGGCGGTGATGCTGCCTGCGGGGGCGAAGGGCGTTGCGTTCGCCTGGGCCGGGAAGGTGACCGACGTGCTGGCCGCGGCGTCGCTCGAAGGGGCGGGATTCGTGTTCGGCGAGCTGGCCAAGGACCCCTCTTACAACGCGCTGCTCGCGTTTCAGGCGTTGCCCGTCATCATTTTCGTGTCGGCGCTCTCGGGCGTTCTGTACCACTTCCACATCATCCAGGGGGCGGTGCGGATCGCGACATGGCTTATGCGCCGCACACTGAAGACGTCCGGCGCGGAAACCCTTGGCACGGCCTTGCTGGTCCTGATGGGCATCGAGGCCATGGCAACCATCCGCCAGTACATAAAGGATATGACGCGGTCCGAGCTGTGCACCGTCATGACCGCGTTTATGGCGACCATTGCGGGGAGCGTCATGGTGGTGTATGCCGGATTCGGCGCGGAGCCGGGCCACCTGTTGACGGCTTCCCTGATGAGCGCGCCAGCCGCCATCGTGGTCTCGAAGCTCATGGTTCCCGAGACCGAACAGCCGGCGACCGCAGGCTATGTGCGCGTGCAAATGCCCGTCGAAACCCACAATTTCGTGGACGCGGCGGCCCAGGGGACGTCGCTGGGCCTGTCCCTCGCATTGAATGTGGGGGCGATGCTGATTGCGTTCCTGGGATTGGTCTATCTGGCGGATCTGCTGCTTGGCGCGGTCGCGGGCGTCAGCTTCAAGGAGGTCGTGGGCTGGCTATTTCAGCCTTTCGCGGTGGTGATGGGGGCGCCGCTGTCCGATGCGAAAACGCTCGGTCAATTGCTGGGAACAAAGACGGTTCTCAACGAGTTTATCGCATATATGCAACTCGAGAGCGCGGAGGGTTTGAGCGAACGGGGGCGAATGATTGCCACCTACGCCCTCTGCGGTTTCGCGAATCCGGGCAGTTTAGGTATTTTGATAGCGGGAATGACCAGTCTCGCCCCGGAACGCCGGAAAGACATCGTTGAACTGGGATTTCGGGCGTTTGCCGGCGGCACGTTGGCCTGTTTCATCACCGCATGCGTGGCCGGAGTGCTCCTCTATGACTGAGAGCGTGATTCCACGAGTACTGACCATTGCCGGGAGCGACAGCGGGGGGGGCGCGGGGATCGAAGCCGATCTCAAGACGTTTACCGCCCTGCGGGTATTCGGGATGGCGGCCATTACGTCGGTCACGGCCCAGAACACCCTCGGCGTGACCGGGGTGCACGATCTGCCGCCCGAGTTTGTCGCGGAGCAAATTGACGACGTCGCCCAGGACATCGGCGTCGATGCGGCCAAGACGGGCATGTTGTCCAGCGCCGCGATTGCCGAAGCCGTGGCGGACAGCGTGGCCCGGAACAAGATCGCCAAACTGGTGGTCGATCCCGTGATGGTAGCCAAGAGCGGGGACCCTCTGTTGCGGGAATCGGCACAGCAGGCCGTGCGCGAACGGATCCTGCCGCTGGCCTACGTTGTAACGCCCAATGTGCCCGAAGCGGAAGTGCTGGCCGGGGCGCCGATAGCCAGCCCGGAGGCCGTCGAAGAAGCGGCAAGGAGGATTCACGGTCTGGGCGCCCGGTTCGTGCTGGTCAAAGGCGGCCACATGGCGGGCAGCGAAGCCGTTGACTATCTTTTCGATGGAGAGACCGTCACGACCTTCTCGGCGCGGCGTATCCCCACGAAGAACACCCACGGTACGGGATGCACCTACTCGGCAGCCATCGCGGCGTATCTCGCCAAAGGACGCCCGGTCACCGAGGCGGTGCGGCTGGCAAAAGACTACCTTTCCGGGGCGATAAAACACAGCTTTCCGCTCGGGTCGGGCCATGGCCCGCTCAATCATTTCTGGCAGGCGAACGGATAGAGTTTCCGCTCGCGACCCGGAGACAGGGCTCGGGACAGAGCGAACGTCTCGCGAGGCAAGGCCGCCTGGTCTGTTCCGGCCGTTTCCTCAGACAGCAGAAGCTCCCGGCATCTCGGGTGCGCCCGTGCGGGGAGTTGCTCCGGTTCGAACGGCGCGCTACACTTGCCGGGCAGGCGAAAATGGGCAACGAGAAAGAGGGACTTGTCATGAAGATTCACGGGCTGTTTCTCCATGCCGTCGTGTGGGGGATTTGTCTGGTGGCCGCCGCTACGGCGGCTGTTGCCGCGGAAGAAGAAAAGGCCGAAGAAAAATGGGTCAGCCTTTTCAACGGCAAGAACCTTGACGGATGGACTCCGAAAATCGCCAAGCACGAGTGCGGCGACAACTTTGCCAACACGTTCCGGGTGGAAGACGGCGTCCTCAAGGTAGGCTACGACGGATACGGGCAGTTCGACGGGCAGTTCGGCCATTTGTTCTATAAAGACCCATTCTCGAGCTACCGGTTGCGGGTAGAGTACCGGTTTGTGGGCGAACAGGCTCCGGGTGGGGCCGACTGGGCTTGGCGCAACAGCGGCATCATGATCCACGGCCAAACGCCCCAAAGCATGGCCAAGGACCAGAGTTTCCCGGTCTCGATCGAAGTGCAGCTGCTCGGTGGCAGGGGCTCGGGCGAGCGGACCACCGGCAATCTGTGCACGCCCGGCACGCACGTCGTGATTGACGGCAAGCTCGAGAAGAAACACTGCATCAACTCAACGTCCAAGACCTACGACGGCGATCAGTGGGTGACCGCCGAGGTCGAGGTGCGCGGCAACACCATAAAGCACATCATCAACGGCGAAACGGTCCTCACGTACACCGACCCGCAATTGGATGACGGCGATGCGGACGCCAGGAAGCTCCTCGATGCGGGACAGAACAAGATGCTCACGGGCGGCACGATCTCATTGCAGTCCGAAAGCCATCCCATCGAATTCCGCAAGGTGGAAATCCTTAAACTCGACAAATGAGGCTCTTGGCGGAACGGCTTCCGGACGACCGCGAACCACCGGCATTCCCCGGCGTGACTGCGTCCTAAGGCTTGGAGATAGGGAACGGGCGCGCGCCGAAACGGCACGATGAGCGTCTGCAACAGGCTTTCGAAGCGTCGTGCTGAACGATGCGGTTGCGTTCCTCAAGAACTGTCGGGAATGGAGCGAAATGCGTACTAACCGTTACCTGCCAAAGGCAGTCTTCATGCTGCTGTTCACCTGGGCAACAGCCAGCCCGGTTCTCGGAGCTTCCCCCGGCAACGCGCCGCTCGGCAATTCCGACGGCCTCGAGGCAGCGGAACAGCCGGTGCGCGTCACCGTGACGCCCGAGGAACTCGTTTCCGAGCCCATCAACCCGATGATCTACGGCAATTTCATCGAGAGCGGATTCGGCCGCCAGGTGGACGGCATGTGGTCGGAGATGTTGTTCAATCGCAGCTTCGAGGAGGTTACGCCTCTCAAGGAGTCTGTTTGGGGATGGCTGAACCGCAAGCCCGAAGACGACCTCGCCGCCGAGGACTGGTGGCACTCGGGTTACGAGGAGCCCCAATGGTACGTCGCTCCCGGCAATCCCGAGGCCCATTTGAACTACTCGGAGTACTGGGACTTCCATCACGGTTTGCGCGCCGCCAGTCTCAACAACCGCAACAATACCTCCAAGGCGACGCTCGCGCAGGACGGCCTCTGCCTGCGCCCGGGCATTACCTACCGTTTCAGCGGCTACCTGCGGCATGGCGAGATTGCGGACCGGGACGTGCCGCCCATAGACGTCACCGTGGGCTTGTACAAAGAGGCGCAGACCGGCGACTCGCTTGTCAGCGGGACCCTTCGCGGCGTCGCAGGCCCGTGGCAGCGTTATGAATGCGAGTTGGCCAACGGCGGTTTCGAGGGCAGGGCCACGTTGGGGATTACGGTCCCGCCCGGCGCGAACGTCTCTCTGGATGGACTCTCGTTGATGCCGCTGGACCACGTGCACGGCTGGCGCCGGGACGTGGCCGGGGCGCTCAAGCAGGTGCGCCCGCGCATCCTGCGCTGGCCCGGCGGCTGTTTTGCCTCGTTCTACCACTGGCGTGACGGTATTGGCCCCGCGCACGAGCGCCGTCCCCGCGAAAGCACCTACTGGGGCGGACTGGAAAACAACGATGTCGGCACCGCCGAATTCGTATCCCTCTGCCGCGAGATCGGCGCCGAGCCGTTCATCTGCGCCAACGTCATGACAGGCAGTCCTGCCGAAGCCGCGGAATGGGTCGCCTATTGCAACGCTTCCGCCGAACATCCCATGGGCGCGCTGCGCGCACAACAGGGCTACCCCGAACCGTTCGGCGTCACCTATTGGGAACTCGACAACGAGACCTATCGAGAATACGGCGCGCTCGAGTATGCCCAGCGCTGCGCCGAATTCGCCCAGGCCATGAAGGCCGCCGGCCCCGGCATCAAACTCGTCATGGTCGGATATTGGCGGTTTCATGCGTTTCTGCCCGAAATGCTCGAGATCGCCGGGCCCCATATCGACTTCGTAACCGACCGCGAACTCGACGAGGGCTATCTGCGCGGCGTTCTCGAAACCCTGCGCGCCTACAACGCCAAATCCGGACGCAACATCCGGTTGTGCAACACCGAATGGCTGGCCCCGAGCGAAGACGTGCCGGTTGTCCTGGACACCGCTGAACAGGCTTCCGGCGGCTTGAAAGCCACGCTCCAGAACCGGCAAATCCGCTGGCGGTACGCCATGAACGCCGCGAAGCAGCTTCTCGTGTTTCAACGCCTGGGCGGGGAGTTCGTCTTCGCCAACTTCAACAATCTTGCGAATACCTGGGGGCAGAACGTGATCGAATGCCCGAAAGAAGGCTGTTACCTGTCCGCGACGGGAAGGGTATTCGAATTGTTCTCGGCGTGTCCCGCCGCGTGGCCTCTCCGGCTCGAAAGCGGCGTCGCGGATTCCGGCGTCGTGACGCAGGCCGCGTGGGACGCCCCGCGCGAGCGGTTAATCCTCATCGCGCTCAACTACCGGCGCGAAAAAACCGAGATTCGCTGGGACCTGTCTCAACTGCCCATCGACGCTGCCGGGGCGACCGTCACGGTGCTTTCCGCGCCTTCCGCCGCATCGTTCAATACCCTCGAGAACCCCGACGCCGTTGAAAAGAGCGAGAAGAAGGCCAAGCTTGCAGGACACACCATGTCCTTCACTCTGCCTCCAAACAGCGTAGTGATGGCGGTGATAGGATGAGGGACGCCGCCCAGACAGGGGATCGGGCGCCGCATTCGGCGGCCCCGAGGCGCATTTTCTGGAAAGTCTTATGGAGGGCCCTGTTCGCTATGCTTGTTCTCAGTCAGGCGGCCTGCGCGGAGCCCATACCCGATATCCGAAGCGTGGAACCCGATTTGACGGTTCCCGAGATGACCGAAGGAGCTGCGGCACCGGGGTCCCGGGTCAAACAGACGGCGCCGGGCTACGAAAACACGCAGGTGTATCACGCGCTGTTCCTGCCAATCGATTGGAAACCCGATGCGCGGTATCCGGTAATTGTCGAGTACGCCGGAAACAAGTACGGGCCCGACGGGCACGGCGACATTTGTACGGGCCGGGTCGAGGACAGCAAACTCGGGTACGGCATCTCGGGCGGCAAGGGGTTCATCTGGGTCTGCATGCCTTACCTGAACGGCAGCGGGACCGCGAACGTTTCCACGTGGTGGGGGGACGAAGGGGAGTACCAGGTCCGGCCGACGATTGACTACTGCAAGACGGCCGTCCGTTTCATCTGCCAAGAGTACGGGGGAGACGCGGACGCGGTTATCCTGGCAGGTTTCTCGCGCGGCTCGATCGCCTGCAACTACATCGGATTGCACGACGACGAAATTGCGCGGTTGTGGCGTGCCTTCATTCCTTACGCCAACTACGACGGCCTGTACACCTCATGGCCGTATCCCGATTGCGGCCGCGCCTCCGCCCGGGAGCGCCTCAAACGCCTCAACGGGCGGCCTCAGTTCATCTGTCAGGAAATCCTTCCGGACAACAGGGCGTCCATCAGTCTCGGGGCAATTCAGGAGATGATAGACTCTTTTGGAGTGGAAGCCCCCTTCACCTTCACTCCGACCGGCTTCCGCAATCACAACGACGCCTGGATTCTCCGGCCCAGCCCCGCCCGTGACGCCCTGCGCGCATGGGTGAGGTCGTGTCTGGAGAAGCGGAAGCCGTAGCGCTCTCGCGGCCCGAAAGTCTCGCTCTAACTGCGCAAGAGAACATCACGATGTCGAAGAGGCCAAGACATCGGCCTCCCGCTTTCCGTTCTGCCGGAACTCCCAGACCGTGCCGATATACGTGAAAACATAGCCGAGCACGACGATAAGGAGCCCATAACTCGCGTAGCGGATGCTGTCGTACACCAGGAACGCCATGAGTGCGACACCCGCGGCCAGCAGCGCCAACATGGTCCCGCGGCGCGCTTTGGCGTCCGCGGGAATGGATAGAAATGGCAGCGCAGCCGCTCCCGCCGCCAGGAGGAGAATTGTCCAGCCGAGCCCGTTCCGGATGTCCGGGCCAGAGTAAGTGAACGTATGGTTCGTGTTTTCCAGCATGTTTCCCTGGAACTGTTCCCAGGTCTGGCGCAGGGGCACGGGCAACGTGTCCGGCAAGATGGCGTTCAACTCGAACGAAAACCAGGGCAGAAAGAAGCCGACGAGCACGATGAACGCCCCGACGGCGAGCATGGTACGCGAACGCGCCGCGCCGGGTGAGAGGCCCGAACGCGACGGCGCCGGTTCGCCAAGGGCATAGAGCAGTTCCGCGCTTTCCTCGACACTTATTTTGCCTTCCTGCAGCATGGTCAGCACGCGCCGGCGCTCTTCACCCAGTTGTGCATCCCGCGCACCCGCCCTGAGCGGCTGGGGGGACATCGGCCCGCCAAGGGTAATAGCTGGAAAGAGCAGCAGCGCGCCGAATCCGCCCAGCAGTAGCAGCCAGAACGAATACGCGAGGCCCAGCCACCCAAACAGGGCCATCAAGATTACCCAGGACACGTGGCGCGGACTGAGCCACGCGCGTATCCCCTCGACGCCGCCCGCCCGTTCCGGGCCGGTCAACAGGCGGCCGGTCCATTTAAGATAGAGATGGATGAGAAAGGGCAGGGCCACGAAGGCGAAGAGCACGGTGCAGGGCACGGCCAACAAGCTGCGAAGCGCCTGCATCGTCGCTTCAGGAGAGTCCGTCAGAGTGCGTGGCAGACCATGAACAATGGCGTCCAATGGCATGGCCAGCTCTACACCCCGCCAGAATGCCGTAGCGCCTGCGGCCAGGGTAATCGCCAGAGTGAGCAACGCCGTATGGTGGAGGCGGAGCTTCCAACGCCGCCAGTTCGTGAAGAAATTCAGAATGCCCAGCAGGCCGGACCACGCCGTCACCACAGCAGCAAGCCCCAGGTAGAATACCTCGCTCACACGGACCACCTGTTCCATCATGACCTCCCTCGCAAAAGCCGCACCGCCTCTTTTGCCGTGATCTCCCCGCGCTCCAACCGCTCCAGCACCTGATTCCGGTCAAGGGGCTCCAGGACGCTGGCGAGTATCTCATTCACCAGCTCCAACCGCTTGCAGACCGTCGGATAGGAGATCCCTAAAGCCTTCTCCGCTTCGCGAATGTTGCCCCTGCACCGCAGAAACACCTGCACGAAGTGCTGAAGGTCTTCCGGCAGCGCGAAGAAGGGGGGGATCCCCAGTTGCGTGTCAATGGTCGTGCCGCACTCCGAGCAGCGCAACCGGGCGATTCCCATCGCACTATCGCAAACCGGACACTGTGAGACGATTCTTTTAGGCATTATGTTCTCCAAGCTCCTAATAATTTACTTATAGATCAAAGATTTTAATATGTCAATTGAAATTTTTAACATAGGTTTGCTCTTGCCATGGCTGCGATGGGCTTTCTTGGTGAAAACCGCGCCCGGACATCGTGTATAATCGGGGCGGTTTGGATCGTGCGTTTGCAACCGTCCAGGAGGACCCGTATGCCGGGACAGCGCAAAGACATGAGTCGTAGAGACTTCGTAGGTACCGTGTCGCGGATGGCTGCGCTCGGCGGGGGCCTGTATTTGATGGGCGATGCGGCGGCACATACGCAAGCCGAAGTTGCGCTTCAAAAATGGAGTGCGGCGTGGCGGCCCGAGCCGCCCAAGCGTCTGTCTGACCTGACGCACGAGCTGGCCGCACGGGCGCTCGGCGGTGAACATGGCCGCTCGATGGTCAAGACGGATTTCGCCCTCGACGAAAGCGCCGTGGCCGCGTTGTCGCCGGACCTTCGCTATGCCAAGGCTTGTCAACTGGTCGCCGAACGGGCTCCTCTTCGCATCCTTCCCGGCGAGAAAGTAGTGGGCTCAGCGACATTGATCGAGGCAGCCGCTCATCAAACCCCTGCGGCGGGCATCTCGAGCATCAGCCATACCACGCTGGGATTCGACCGCGTGTTGCAAGAAGGCTACGGGGGACTCCGGAAACGCATTGAAGAGCGTCTGGCCCGGGGCGGTTTCGAAAACCAATATGCGGCGCCCGCGTATCTCGCCGAGGATTCTCCCGGCAAGGTATTTCGCACCAGCGGCAACGCCGCTCACTGGGCCTCGGCGGCGCCCCGCGCCGAATACGACACACCGCCCCTCACGGTCGAGTGCCGCGCCAGGATCAATTCCAAAGACGGTTTCAACGTGCTCGTGTTGAATCGCAACAAGGACAGCAGCCGGCACTGGGAGATTTATTCGTATGCTGGCACGGGCTGTTTCAGCGCTTACTTGCCGGGCTATGCCCCCGCCGAGGTGAAATCCGGCCGGTTCATCGCCGACGGCCAATGGCATCATCTCGCCATGACGTTCGACGGTGTACGCGTCGCGCTGTTTGTCGACGGAGAACAAGTCGCGTCGGAAGCGGTTCAGGCGAAAGAAGCGCCGGACGCTGGTGAGGGCGCGTTGTACTTTGGCGCCTACCCTCCCCATAGCATCGGATGCGACGGGGCCATCGCGGAAGTGCGCATCTCGAACGCCATTCGCGACATCGCCCCGGGCGGCGCGCCCTTGGAGGCCGAGCCGCATACCGCCGGCCTGTGGCGTGTGGGCGAAGCGGACGGCAAGCCCGCTCTCGCCGACGCGTCGCGCTTTAACAACACCGCCAGTTTCAGCCCGGGCCCGCGCACCAGCGAAGACCTGCTCACGTCGATGCTGATGTGCCTCGACGCGGCGTCGGCATGGCATCAGCGGTACATGGACGAGTTGACCCGTCTTGCCGAGACCTCGACGGGCGAAGAGCGGCAAAACTATCTCGAAGTGCGCGAAACCCTGCGCCGCGTCCCTGAGAACCCGCCCCAGACCTTCCGCGAAGCCGTCCAGTCGCTGTGGTTCATGTACGCGTTCCAGCGGCTTATGGGCACGTGGTCGGGAATTGGGCGCATTGACGCCATGCTGGGACCCTATTTGGAACGCGACCTCGCTGAGGGGCGCATCGCGCTCGATGAAGCGCGCGAGTTGCTGGCCCATTTCTGGATCAAGGGCTGCGAGTGGATTGGCGCGTTTGACACCCGCGGGTCCGGCGACGCCCAGCATTACCAGAATATCGTGTTGAGCGGCATCGGTCCCGACG
This window of the Candidatus Hydrogenedentota bacterium genome carries:
- a CDS encoding beta-galactosidase; this encodes MKHLFLVVLACFPAGSLLSADAAVLEDFESKTLPANLVQQSAKASLKRSGDNQALEIRCQAEGRPGIALEAPETGWDWSGYAGIAAEVHNLSGEPVDIFASVESLGQDGRRQYGRNHRTFEPGERGTLHIFFTHGGTGIFQGLRAIPIYGVTSAHGTQIPSFTIEQGNVRSFQIYLLRPEGPRKLLIDNIRLFEPGAPEERIVPFPFVDRFGQYIHRDWRGKVASEKDFTQQREEEAAALRAAPALPGRDSLGGWAAGPQLEATGWFRSENIDGKWWLVTPGGRLFLSFGMNCVDEGNATSLDGRDGWYEELPRDGRFYLTNLIRKYGEDHRAAWREVSYARLRSWGFNTIGNWSDGEVLKNSPMPFTVNFGVQGAFPRVEGSTGFWSKGAEFMVEGFEEQVDGIVAKAVEPYKDNPLCIGYFVDNEMSWGGLYEGILASPPEQPARKALLEELKTKYASIEALNAAWGCKAVDWDTLRAPNPPSETGRADLDSFVHRYALKYFAAVKAALRKHAPNQLYLGCRFSMEPAPRSLYEACAKEADVVSANLYLRGIMCEEWTGENGLGKPVLIGEFHFGAADRNMLHPGLVPAPDQQARAEGFKEYVRGVVQCPAFVGCHWFQYVDQPLTGRAGDLESFNVGFVQETDYPYPEMVEAARDVFADAYALRKSR
- a CDS encoding GDP-mannose 4,6-dehydratase codes for the protein MAKLLITGAAGFIGSTLVDRLLARGDTVVGLDNFNDYYDPAIKRSNLEKALKRKEFFLHELDVCDETPFMALVDGERPDVIVHLAARAGVRPSLQNPNLYHRVNVIGSQHVLDACREFKPSHLVFASSSSVYGGCTEVPFDEENPVSRPISPYAATKRMNELMGHVYSHTYGLNVTMLRFFTVYGPRQRPDMAIHKFTRLIDEGKPVPRFGDGSTRRDYTYIDDCIDGVIKAIDTPFRYEIFNLGENRTTRLQELIELIAKHVGKAPVIDAQPMQPGDVTITCANIDKARRMLGYNPQTGMDEGIRRFVAWYRERKMPTRQGV
- a CDS encoding DegT/DnrJ/EryC1/StrS family aminotransferase produces the protein MPDASSNYDPFKARAFVQTAGAALPKLDTWTQIGGDEVRMVAEMTRRNELSGGTPVVREFEEAWRKHIGSRFCVSVMNGTSALYSAYFGVGVGPGDEVICPVNTWICTIAPALLLGAKPVFCDIDPETLMLDPEDVKRKITDKTRCICAVHLWGNVCDMDALLAIGKQHGIPVLEDCSHAHGAVYRGKMCGAVGVAGCWSLQGSKAVSAGEGGVITTDDVDLFERACLVGQVNRIQGIDLVTERYTEHQPLGLGMKFRAHPLGIGIALVQMKKLDALNARRKAYIEAVEQGLKDIPCLRPITVYEGVQRGGYYGFPIIYDAEKLGGRPAGALLQAVNAQGLTATMTPYPNLHELPLFAKGFDIFTRNRGPLCASEGYKGYKPGDFPNAELAAQRTLFLPRLSQPVDNAAEIVLDALKRAIAQCQ
- a CDS encoding nucleoside transporter C-terminal domain-containing protein, coding for MILRFVSLLGLFVMLLLAWALSERRREAPWRLVLWGTGLQFVIGAVMLPAGAKGVAFAWAGKVTDVLAAASLEGAGFVFGELAKDPSYNALLAFQALPVIIFVSALSGVLYHFHIIQGAVRIATWLMRRTLKTSGAETLGTALLVLMGIEAMATIRQYIKDMTRSELCTVMTAFMATIAGSVMVVYAGFGAEPGHLLTASLMSAPAAIVVSKLMVPETEQPATAGYVRVQMPVETHNFVDAAAQGTSLGLSLALNVGAMLIAFLGLVYLADLLLGAVAGVSFKEVVGWLFQPFAVVMGAPLSDAKTLGQLLGTKTVLNEFIAYMQLESAEGLSERGRMIATYALCGFANPGSLGILIAGMTSLAPERRKDIVELGFRAFAGGTLACFITACVAGVLLYD